The proteins below come from a single Prolixibacter sp. NT017 genomic window:
- a CDS encoding MFS transporter gives MKTTSSKVTVLEKIGYSLGDLAANLIFQTLMTFLAFFYTDVYKIPPGTASAIIFTGGMVGAFFNPVMGIIADRTNTRWGKFRPWILWTAFPFGIIAILAFSTPDFSPGGKIAYALITYILLVITYSANNLPYASLSGVLTGDMAERNSISSYRFVAVMIAQFIVQGLLLPLVLILGDGDKTKGFEHTIGIFAVTGVVFFLITFLTTRERVVPNPEQKTSVKDDLKDLVRNRPWLIMLVLTIFVFITLSLKGGMYVYYFENYLSAKHLADFLQNIGFNDFINGLNNLLIRMGLHGFTWPKDAPTSGFSLFNGGGIIMMIVGIAFSKRLADKYGKRDVFGASLFLSAVCLLLFLFYGPQSIALVFGTQLAHGFFYGISTPLLWAMIADVADYSEWKNKRRATAIVFSAMIFGLKAGLSIGGALVAGILAVYGYDPQLPVQSPGTITGIKLSVSVFPALTFCIGVAFLFFYEIDKKKEIQIQEELMLRRK, from the coding sequence ATGAAAACAACTTCTTCGAAAGTTACCGTTCTCGAAAAAATCGGTTACAGCTTGGGTGACCTGGCTGCGAACCTGATTTTTCAAACCTTAATGACCTTTTTGGCATTCTTTTATACGGACGTATACAAAATTCCACCGGGAACAGCATCAGCCATTATATTCACAGGTGGTATGGTTGGCGCATTTTTTAATCCGGTTATGGGCATCATCGCTGACCGGACCAATACACGCTGGGGTAAGTTCCGGCCCTGGATATTATGGACCGCTTTCCCATTCGGTATCATTGCCATACTAGCCTTCAGTACTCCCGATTTTAGCCCGGGAGGAAAAATTGCCTATGCGCTGATTACATACATTTTATTGGTTATTACCTATTCAGCGAATAACCTGCCTTATGCATCACTGAGTGGCGTACTAACGGGGGATATGGCTGAACGTAACAGTATCTCGTCTTACCGCTTTGTTGCCGTAATGATTGCCCAGTTTATTGTGCAGGGATTGTTGTTACCCCTCGTACTTATTTTGGGAGATGGAGACAAGACTAAAGGATTTGAACATACAATCGGCATTTTCGCTGTAACCGGAGTTGTTTTCTTTTTGATCACGTTTCTGACTACCCGCGAACGGGTTGTGCCTAATCCGGAGCAGAAAACCAGTGTAAAAGACGACCTGAAGGATTTGGTTCGAAACCGGCCCTGGCTCATTATGCTTGTCCTTACCATATTCGTTTTCATCACGTTATCGCTTAAGGGGGGAATGTATGTTTATTATTTTGAAAACTATCTGAGTGCGAAACATCTGGCCGATTTCCTTCAGAATATTGGATTCAACGATTTTATTAATGGATTGAACAACTTGCTTATCAGGATGGGACTGCATGGTTTTACGTGGCCCAAGGATGCCCCGACCTCCGGGTTTAGCCTTTTCAATGGGGGAGGTATCATCATGATGATTGTGGGAATTGCTTTTTCAAAAAGACTGGCTGATAAATATGGAAAGCGTGATGTTTTTGGAGCTAGCCTGTTTCTTTCGGCTGTGTGCCTGTTGCTTTTCCTGTTTTATGGTCCGCAATCTATTGCGCTGGTTTTCGGAACTCAACTTGCCCATGGATTCTTTTACGGAATATCAACACCTTTATTATGGGCAATGATTGCCGATGTGGCCGACTATTCCGAGTGGAAGAACAAACGCCGGGCAACTGCTATCGTATTTTCGGCCATGATTTTTGGATTGAAAGCCGGGCTTAGTATTGGTGGGGCATTAGTTGCCGGCATATTGGCTGTATATGGCTACGATCCACAATTACCAGTTCAATCTCCCGGTACAATTACCGGTATAAAACTATCTGTTAGTGTTTTTCCTGCTTTGACTTTTTGTATCGGGGTTGCCTTTCTGTTCTTCTATGAGATTGATAAGAAAAAGGAAATCCAAATACAGGAAGAGTTGATGCTTCGAAGAAAATAG
- a CDS encoding endo-1,4-beta-xylanase, whose product MKINKKRNQIARVLLLATIVISGCAKSPETREDLTLKNAFAGKFHIGTALNIPQILGRDSGSLKVVKKQFDAIVAENCMKSGHLEPQEGFFDFSTADKFVKFGLDNHLFVTGHTLIWHSQAPRWFFTDSLGHDVSRDVMIARMKKYISTVVEHFKGKVKGWDVVNEAVLDDGSLRKSKFYQIIGPDFIKLAFEFAHEADPNAELYYNDYSMANPQKREGVIRMVKELQSEGVRIDGIGMQGHIGLTHPDIDEFEKSLEAFAGLGVKINISELDLSVLPNPDFHTGANVSDNFKYDKKLNPYAEALPDSVAQAFNQRYLDFFKLFLKHQDVIERVTLWGVNDGQSWKNNWPVRGRTDYPLLFDRNNQPKPVVKEIIDAAMNYPKAD is encoded by the coding sequence ATGAAAATAAACAAAAAACGAAACCAAATCGCCAGGGTGTTGTTGCTCGCCACGATAGTGATAAGTGGCTGTGCAAAGAGCCCGGAAACAAGAGAAGACCTTACGTTGAAAAATGCATTTGCCGGTAAATTCCATATTGGCACAGCACTAAATATTCCGCAGATACTTGGAAGAGATTCTGGTTCACTGAAGGTGGTTAAAAAACAGTTTGATGCGATCGTTGCTGAAAATTGTATGAAGAGCGGGCATCTCGAACCCCAGGAAGGTTTTTTTGACTTTTCGACGGCTGATAAGTTTGTGAAATTTGGATTAGATAATCATTTGTTTGTCACCGGTCATACCTTAATCTGGCATTCTCAGGCTCCTCGGTGGTTCTTTACAGATAGTCTGGGACACGATGTGTCGCGTGACGTTATGATTGCGCGGATGAAGAAATACATTTCCACCGTGGTGGAGCACTTCAAAGGAAAAGTTAAAGGATGGGACGTAGTTAATGAAGCAGTACTGGACGACGGTTCCTTACGGAAAAGCAAGTTTTACCAAATCATTGGTCCCGATTTTATCAAGCTTGCCTTCGAATTTGCCCATGAAGCGGATCCCAATGCCGAACTATACTATAACGATTATTCGATGGCCAATCCGCAAAAAAGGGAAGGAGTCATCCGGATGGTAAAAGAACTTCAAAGCGAGGGCGTCCGGATTGATGGCATTGGCATGCAAGGGCATATTGGATTAACACACCCTGATATTGATGAGTTTGAAAAAAGCCTCGAAGCCTTTGCCGGTTTGGGTGTGAAAATAAATATCTCCGAATTGGATCTCTCTGTTCTACCTAACCCGGACTTCCATACAGGCGCGAATGTGTCTGACAATTTCAAGTATGATAAGAAATTGAATCCTTATGCAGAAGCACTTCCCGACAGTGTAGCCCAGGCATTCAACCAGCGCTACCTGGACTTCTTCAAACTCTTTTTGAAACATCAGGATGTAATCGAACGGGTTACGCTCTGGGGAGTAAACGACGGACAGTCGTGGAAAAATAACTGGCCGGTCAGAGGTCGCACCGATTATCCGCTGTTGTTCGATCGGAATAATCAGCCTAAACCTGTAGTAAAAGAAATTATTGATGCGGCAATGAATTATCCGAAAGCCGATTAA
- a CDS encoding glycoside hydrolase family 43 protein: protein MKKSRYLVEHMYTADPAVHVFNGKLYIYPSHDIDAGIPENDNGDHFDMRDYHVFSMDSIDGEVTDHGVALDVKDIRWAGRQLWDCDAAFKNGKYYLYFPLKDKTDIFRIGVAVSEKPEGPFVPLDNPIRGSYSIDPCVFCDDDGTHYMYFGGLWGGQLQRYRDNKAIECGQLPDDEQPALPSRVVKLDDDMLEFGEEPKAVIILDENGEPLKAGDNERRFFEASWMHKYKGKYYFSYSTGDTHKLCYAVGDNPYGPFTYQGVILTPVVGWTTHHSIVEFKGKWYLFYHDSVPSGGKTWLRSMKVIELEYTKEGSIKTIEGIED, encoded by the coding sequence ATGAAAAAATCAAGATACCTGGTTGAACACATGTATACAGCCGATCCGGCAGTACACGTTTTTAATGGCAAACTGTATATCTACCCTTCACACGACATCGATGCGGGCATTCCTGAGAATGATAACGGCGACCATTTTGATATGCGTGACTATCACGTATTTTCAATGGACTCCATTGACGGAGAAGTGACTGACCATGGAGTGGCACTGGATGTAAAAGACATCCGGTGGGCCGGAAGACAACTGTGGGATTGTGATGCAGCTTTTAAGAATGGGAAATATTATTTGTACTTTCCGTTGAAGGACAAGACTGATATTTTCCGAATCGGCGTCGCTGTGAGTGAGAAACCGGAAGGACCTTTCGTTCCGCTTGACAATCCAATCAGAGGGAGTTATTCGATTGACCCCTGTGTTTTTTGTGACGACGATGGTACTCATTACATGTATTTTGGTGGCTTGTGGGGTGGCCAATTACAACGCTACCGCGATAACAAAGCCATTGAATGCGGACAGCTTCCCGATGACGAACAGCCTGCATTGCCTTCGCGGGTGGTGAAACTCGATGACGATATGCTCGAATTTGGCGAGGAGCCGAAAGCGGTAATTATACTTGACGAAAACGGAGAGCCGTTGAAAGCAGGTGATAACGAACGCCGGTTCTTTGAGGCATCGTGGATGCACAAATACAAAGGGAAATACTACTTCTCGTATTCAACGGGTGACACTCACAAACTGTGTTATGCAGTTGGTGACAACCCTTACGGTCCTTTTACTTACCAGGGAGTGATTCTTACACCGGTGGTTGGCTGGACAACTCACCATTCCATTGTGGAGTTTAAAGGCAAGTGGTACCTGTTCTATCACGACAGTGTTCCGTCGGGCGGCAAAACATGGTTGCGAAGCATGAAAGTGATTGAACTGGAATATACGAAAGAGGGGAGCATTAAAACGATTGAAGGAATAGAAGATTAG
- a CDS encoding glycoside hydrolase N-terminal domain-containing protein — translation MKRILLFWLVMGCVAGAYAQNDSLLKLWYLHPAKQWVEALPVGNGRLGAMVFGDPNHETIQLNESSVWAGQPNRNDNLKAKEALPEVRKLIFEGKYKEAETLVNQDFISKKSQGMPYQTVGNLRLSFPGHENYSDYYRELDIDKAVASSRYNVNGVHYTTHVLSSYPDQVIVARISADKPGAVSFSATMDRPGPSKMLNLSTQGNNELVLSGTTSDHETVKGAVRFEARVKVVPRGGTVSANDTVVKVSNADAATIYISIATNVKNYNDISGNADALASSYLQQALKKSYEQIQKASTADYRKYFQRVILDLGVTDSVKNPTDVRLAQFAGDNDPQLVALYFQFGRYLLISSSRPGGQPANLQGIWNNQLYPPWDSKYTININTEMNYWPSEVTNLTEMNEPLIQMVRELSQTGIKTAEDMYGAGGWTTHHNTDIWRITGPIDGANWGMWPMGGVWLSQHLFYKYAFGGDKEYLKSIYPVVKGAAKFLLDFMVEEPEHHWLVVCPSISPEHIPPGHSTSLTAGATMDNQLAFDLFSKTIMAAKILHTDDAFVARLQDAIKRLPPMQIGRWGQLQEWLHDWDSPNDHHRHVSHLYGLYPSNQISPYRTPKLFSAARTSLLARGDESTGWSMGWKVNLWARLLDGNHAYKLITDQLRPVNHSRGMEGGGTYPNLFDAHPPFQIDGNFGCTSGIAEMLLQSQDGAVQLLPALPTAWKEGSISGLRARGGFTVDIKWKNGELAYATIHSTDGGNCRLRSYVPLKGKGLKKAKGQNTNPFFAIPPQKSPLVHSKVPLDLPKLKKVYEYDIPTRKGDVIEVRKM, via the coding sequence GTGAAGAGAATCCTTTTATTCTGGCTCGTGATGGGGTGTGTAGCCGGTGCCTACGCCCAAAACGACTCACTTTTGAAGCTTTGGTATTTGCACCCGGCCAAACAATGGGTCGAAGCTCTGCCTGTCGGGAATGGCCGCCTGGGGGCGATGGTCTTTGGCGACCCAAATCACGAAACCATTCAACTGAACGAGAGTTCCGTGTGGGCCGGTCAACCCAACCGGAACGATAACCTGAAGGCCAAAGAGGCGTTGCCCGAAGTCCGCAAATTGATTTTTGAAGGGAAATACAAAGAAGCAGAGACACTGGTTAACCAGGATTTTATCAGCAAAAAGTCTCAGGGCATGCCCTACCAAACGGTAGGCAACCTTCGTCTTTCCTTTCCGGGACACGAAAACTACTCGGACTACTACCGTGAACTCGACATCGACAAAGCCGTAGCGAGCAGTCGGTATAACGTGAACGGCGTACATTATACGACACATGTACTGTCCTCGTATCCCGACCAGGTAATTGTTGCCCGTATTTCGGCCGATAAACCGGGCGCCGTCAGCTTTTCCGCCACAATGGACCGTCCGGGACCGTCTAAAATGCTCAACCTGTCAACACAAGGTAACAACGAACTCGTACTGTCGGGTACAACCAGCGACCACGAGACGGTTAAAGGCGCCGTCCGATTCGAAGCCCGGGTAAAAGTGGTTCCCCGGGGCGGTACAGTATCCGCCAACGATACCGTCGTAAAAGTTTCCAATGCCGATGCGGCAACCATCTACATCTCCATTGCCACCAACGTTAAAAACTACAACGACATCAGTGGCAATGCCGATGCTTTGGCAAGTTCCTATCTTCAGCAGGCGCTAAAGAAAAGCTACGAGCAGATACAGAAAGCCAGCACAGCCGACTACCGGAAATATTTTCAACGGGTAATACTCGACCTGGGAGTAACGGATTCGGTGAAAAATCCCACCGATGTTCGCCTTGCGCAATTTGCCGGCGATAATGATCCGCAACTGGTAGCTCTGTACTTCCAGTTTGGCCGCTACCTGCTCATCTCTTCTTCGCGACCGGGAGGACAGCCGGCGAACCTGCAGGGAATATGGAACAACCAGCTTTACCCACCATGGGACAGCAAATACACCATCAACATCAATACCGAAATGAACTACTGGCCGTCGGAAGTCACAAACCTGACGGAGATGAACGAGCCCTTGATTCAGATGGTTCGCGAACTTTCGCAAACCGGAATAAAAACCGCTGAAGATATGTACGGAGCCGGTGGCTGGACAACCCATCACAATACCGATATCTGGCGCATTACCGGCCCCATAGACGGAGCCAACTGGGGAATGTGGCCCATGGGCGGCGTATGGCTTTCACAGCATCTGTTCTACAAATACGCCTTCGGTGGCGATAAAGAATACCTGAAGTCCATCTACCCGGTAGTGAAAGGAGCGGCAAAGTTTCTGCTCGATTTCATGGTGGAAGAGCCGGAACATCACTGGCTGGTTGTTTGTCCCTCCATTTCGCCGGAGCATATTCCGCCGGGACACAGCACTTCTTTAACTGCCGGCGCTACCATGGATAATCAATTGGCGTTCGATCTGTTTAGCAAAACCATCATGGCCGCAAAAATCCTGCATACCGACGATGCCTTTGTTGCCCGGCTTCAGGATGCGATCAAACGTCTTCCTCCTATGCAAATCGGGCGCTGGGGGCAGTTACAGGAGTGGTTGCACGACTGGGATAGTCCGAATGATCATCACCGCCATGTATCGCATTTGTATGGCTTATACCCGTCGAATCAAATTTCGCCATACCGTACCCCAAAATTGTTTTCTGCTGCCAGAACATCGCTTTTGGCACGCGGCGATGAATCGACCGGGTGGTCGATGGGATGGAAAGTAAACCTCTGGGCGCGGCTGCTCGATGGAAACCATGCCTATAAATTAATCACGGACCAGCTGAGACCGGTGAACCATTCGAGAGGAATGGAAGGCGGAGGCACCTACCCCAACCTGTTCGATGCCCATCCCCCGTTCCAAATTGACGGTAACTTCGGCTGTACCTCGGGTATTGCAGAGATGTTGTTACAAAGCCAGGATGGCGCCGTTCAGCTGTTGCCGGCACTTCCAACGGCATGGAAAGAAGGTAGCATATCAGGACTCAGGGCCCGGGGTGGTTTCACAGTCGATATAAAATGGAAAAACGGTGAACTGGCCTACGCAACCATCCACTCAACCGACGGAGGTAATTGCCGCCTGCGCTCATATGTTCCGCTAAAGGGCAAAGGACTGAAGAAAGCCAAAGGGCAGAATACCAATCCTTTTTTCGCCATTCCGCCTCAGAAGAGTCCGCTGGTACACTCAAAAGTTCCGTTAGACTTGCCCAAACTGAAAAAAGTATACGAGTATGATATCCCGACCCGAAAGGGAGATGTTATTGAAGTAAGGAAAATGTAG
- a CDS encoding alpha-L-arabinofuranosidase C-terminal domain-containing protein — MKKVFTLLGLALPLFLSAQTAKIRIDVDRTIGKIDPNIYGVFMEPIHFNGARMGLPDTVSFNTLYGNLYDPSSPLADKDGFRKDYIDAAKELKVTNMRWPGGNYVMAYNWEDGIGPKSQRPVRVNMAWGGTDNNHVGTDEWVELNKSIGSDNVVCVNLGLGDIQNACHWLEYCNYPKGTYYSDLRIKYGHKEPYNIKIWDLGNEVDGAPWELGHKTADDYVKTAREAAKAMKSIDPTIRFVASGSSYYESTGKWIDWNRKVLEGLGDKINYLSIHRYWEKSPDYYTYMGQSAMDFDEKIRITADEIQTAKAKKDFTNPIYVSVDEYGAFGSNFRSVLSVAQCLNSFVRHADVVKMANFTMFTSLLGSDREKGTYKTPLFYIFKSFSNNCLGNSVDTYVACDTFNTEKYKGIPYLDVTSVYSPETQTLYINVINRNKDKAITADILPTSGEMTGKAVAGIIDSQSLETPFSFDKQSQYIPVTKEIKTNKTGLTYSFLPHSFTQIKVEIKK, encoded by the coding sequence ATGAAAAAAGTATTCACGCTTTTGGGCCTTGCTCTTCCTCTTTTCCTGAGCGCCCAAACAGCTAAAATTAGAATCGATGTTGACCGGACTATCGGAAAGATTGATCCGAATATTTATGGTGTATTTATGGAGCCTATCCACTTTAACGGAGCAAGGATGGGATTACCCGATACGGTAAGCTTCAATACCCTTTACGGGAATTTGTACGATCCCTCCTCCCCGCTTGCCGATAAAGACGGTTTCCGGAAGGATTACATCGACGCCGCGAAAGAACTTAAGGTAACAAACATGCGCTGGCCGGGCGGGAACTACGTGATGGCCTATAACTGGGAAGATGGTATCGGGCCGAAAAGCCAGCGCCCCGTTCGCGTGAATATGGCCTGGGGCGGAACCGATAACAACCATGTAGGAACCGACGAATGGGTGGAATTAAATAAGTCCATCGGAAGTGACAACGTTGTGTGTGTCAACCTCGGCCTTGGAGACATCCAAAACGCATGCCATTGGCTGGAATACTGTAACTACCCGAAGGGAACCTACTACTCGGATTTACGCATTAAATACGGGCATAAAGAACCTTACAACATCAAAATATGGGACCTTGGTAACGAAGTAGACGGCGCTCCGTGGGAACTGGGCCACAAAACGGCCGATGATTATGTGAAAACAGCAAGGGAAGCCGCCAAGGCAATGAAGTCCATCGACCCGACCATCCGTTTTGTTGCTTCCGGATCGTCGTACTACGAAAGTACCGGCAAATGGATTGACTGGAACCGGAAGGTACTGGAAGGTCTTGGCGATAAAATTAATTACCTCTCCATTCACCGTTACTGGGAAAAGTCACCCGACTATTACACCTACATGGGCCAAAGTGCAATGGATTTTGACGAAAAGATTCGCATAACCGCCGATGAAATTCAAACAGCTAAAGCAAAGAAAGACTTCACCAACCCGATTTATGTTTCGGTAGATGAATATGGCGCTTTCGGGAGTAATTTCCGGTCGGTACTGTCCGTGGCACAATGCCTGAATTCCTTTGTTCGTCACGCCGATGTAGTGAAGATGGCCAACTTTACCATGTTTACCTCATTGCTGGGAAGCGACCGCGAAAAAGGAACCTACAAAACGCCGCTGTTCTACATTTTCAAGTCATTTTCCAACAATTGCCTCGGCAATTCGGTCGATACCTATGTGGCTTGCGATACCTTTAATACCGAAAAATACAAAGGCATTCCGTACCTCGACGTTACGTCGGTCTATTCGCCCGAAACCCAAACACTTTACATCAACGTGATTAACCGGAACAAGGACAAGGCAATTACCGCCGATATACTGCCCACCTCCGGCGAAATGACAGGGAAAGCAGTGGCCGGCATCATCGACAGTCAGTCGCTCGAGACACCGTTCTCGTTCGATAAACAATCACAATATATTCCGGTAACGAAGGAAATCAAAACAAACAAAACCGGGTTGACCTACTCATTTCTTCCCCATTCGTTTACCCAGATAAAAGTGGAAATCAAAAAATAA
- a CDS encoding family 43 glycosylhydrolase — protein MKKHHRKLSVLIILILFCLNNTQAQNPIIRNQFTADPSVRVFNGKIYLFPSHDIPTPPGKGLREKWFCMEDYHVFSSSNLTDWTDHGIVVSQYNVPWVDSTSYSMWAPDCIERNGKYYFYFPANTKTVGPNGRKNFGIGVAIADKPEGPYVPQAKPIEGVHGIDPNVFIDKDGQAYLYWAMGNIYVAKLKDNMLELASEPQKIENLPEKGLKEGPYLFERKGIYYLTYPHVEHKIERLEYAIGDNPMGPFKVTGVVMDESPMHCWTNHQSMIQYKNQWYLFYHQDALSPNFDKNRSVCIDSLFFNPDGTIQKVTPTLRGVGTTPATREIQIDRYSHISGKGVSVAFLDSLDTFKGWKTLFNTQGAWVKYNAVDFGNKKLKSVQVRALSQQGGKIQIRLDKPDGPLLSEVKIPKGNQWATTDVPASNYQKGVHNLVVVQQSNSPVEIDWVQFKR, from the coding sequence ATGAAAAAACACCATCGCAAATTGTCCGTACTAATCATCCTGATACTCTTTTGCCTGAACAATACGCAAGCTCAAAATCCAATCATCCGTAATCAGTTTACTGCTGACCCTTCAGTAAGAGTATTCAACGGGAAAATATACCTCTTCCCGTCGCACGACATCCCTACGCCCCCCGGGAAAGGGTTGAGAGAAAAATGGTTCTGCATGGAAGACTATCATGTGTTTTCATCCTCCAACCTGACTGATTGGACGGATCATGGTATCGTCGTGAGCCAATACAATGTCCCCTGGGTCGACTCAACGTCCTACAGCATGTGGGCGCCCGATTGCATTGAACGAAACGGGAAGTATTATTTCTATTTTCCGGCCAATACAAAAACGGTTGGCCCAAACGGCAGAAAGAACTTCGGAATAGGCGTGGCTATAGCCGACAAACCGGAAGGCCCGTATGTTCCGCAGGCAAAGCCAATCGAAGGGGTCCATGGAATTGATCCGAACGTATTTATCGACAAAGACGGACAGGCCTATCTCTACTGGGCCATGGGAAATATTTATGTGGCCAAACTGAAAGACAACATGCTGGAACTAGCCTCAGAACCTCAGAAGATTGAAAACCTTCCTGAAAAAGGATTGAAAGAAGGCCCTTATTTATTCGAACGAAAGGGAATTTACTACCTGACTTATCCGCATGTAGAACATAAAATTGAACGGTTGGAATACGCCATTGGTGATAATCCGATGGGGCCATTCAAAGTTACCGGTGTCGTCATGGATGAATCGCCAATGCATTGCTGGACCAACCATCAATCAATGATTCAATATAAGAATCAATGGTATCTTTTCTATCATCAGGATGCCTTGTCGCCCAACTTCGATAAGAACAGGTCAGTTTGTATCGACAGCCTGTTCTTCAATCCTGACGGAACCATACAAAAAGTAACACCAACGTTACGCGGAGTGGGAACAACCCCGGCAACCCGGGAAATCCAGATTGACCGGTACAGTCACATCAGCGGAAAGGGCGTATCCGTTGCGTTCCTCGATTCGCTCGATACCTTTAAAGGCTGGAAGACCCTATTTAATACCCAAGGCGCCTGGGTAAAGTACAATGCGGTCGACTTCGGGAATAAAAAACTCAAGTCGGTTCAGGTGAGAGCCCTGTCACAACAGGGAGGAAAAATACAGATACGGTTGGACAAACCTGACGGTCCCCTGTTGTCCGAAGTAAAAATTCCCAAAGGAAACCAATGGGCAACCACCGATGTGCCCGCTTCGAACTATCAAAAAGGAGTTCACAACCTGGTCGTTGTACAACAATCCAACTCACCGGTCGAAATTGACTGGGTCCAATTTAAACGGTAA
- a CDS encoding glycoside hydrolase family 27 protein, translated as MTAIRKVVISSLLALLFSVPVKAQQKSDTSHSQTPLMGWASWNQFGPHISESLIKRQADAMVSSGLSAAGFQYINIDDGFFDGRYPDGKLRIDSVKFSDGMKAVADYIHSKGLKAGFYTEAGENTCGSIYSHQPGGVGGGLYGHDQQDINLIFKTWGFDFLKVDYCGGLKQKLDEKTRYTEIRKAIDNTGRTDINFNVCRWQFPGTWVTRIASSWRMSHDINYVPGSKPKWKSIISIINLSKYLAPYASPGHYNDMDMLEVGRGMTANEDRSHFSMWCILSSPLVLGLDMTKMSEETKAIITNPEVIAVNQDTTGLQAHLLYEQDSLQVWAKHLNGRQSKEFAVALLNQSMTPATISVKWKDLNIVGSAKVRDLWARADLGSRDSVYSATVPGHGISFIKVTAHKTKLKDVFEAEYAWLNDFNLTQHSETLPGLAKPVGDSICSGKAKVIQIGNRPDNYIEFQHVYARKAGQYNLSLYYLSGEDRNATLSVNGTDIPLSCLNSGGWDKIARETLPVKLHKGYNIIRISNATDWAPDIDRIEIDLNKKHR; from the coding sequence ATGACAGCAATCAGAAAAGTGGTGATATCCTCACTGCTTGCTTTACTTTTTTCGGTTCCGGTTAAAGCTCAGCAGAAGTCGGATACCAGCCATTCCCAGACACCGCTGATGGGATGGGCCAGCTGGAATCAGTTCGGTCCCCATATCAGCGAAAGCCTGATTAAACGGCAAGCCGACGCCATGGTATCGTCAGGATTATCAGCTGCAGGATTTCAATACATCAATATCGATGATGGTTTCTTCGATGGCCGCTATCCCGACGGAAAATTAAGAATTGATTCGGTGAAATTTTCTGACGGGATGAAGGCTGTGGCCGATTATATTCACTCCAAAGGATTAAAAGCCGGCTTTTATACGGAAGCCGGAGAAAACACCTGCGGTTCGATATACAGCCACCAGCCCGGTGGTGTTGGTGGCGGACTTTACGGCCACGACCAGCAAGACATCAACCTGATTTTTAAAACATGGGGATTCGATTTCCTGAAGGTAGATTATTGCGGCGGCCTGAAGCAAAAGCTCGACGAAAAAACACGGTATACCGAAATTCGCAAAGCGATTGACAACACTGGTCGCACAGATATCAACTTTAACGTTTGCCGGTGGCAATTCCCCGGTACCTGGGTTACCCGAATAGCCAGTTCATGGCGAATGTCGCATGACATCAACTACGTCCCCGGTTCCAAACCCAAATGGAAAAGTATCATCAGCATTATCAACCTGAGCAAATACCTAGCTCCTTATGCCAGTCCGGGCCATTATAATGATATGGACATGCTGGAAGTTGGCCGGGGAATGACTGCCAATGAAGACAGAAGCCACTTTTCGATGTGGTGCATCCTTTCGTCGCCTTTGGTACTGGGTCTGGACATGACCAAAATGAGCGAGGAAACGAAGGCCATCATTACCAACCCGGAAGTTATCGCCGTCAATCAGGATACAACGGGCTTACAGGCCCACTTACTGTATGAACAAGACAGCTTGCAAGTTTGGGCAAAGCATCTGAACGGGCGACAAAGTAAAGAATTTGCCGTGGCGTTATTGAATCAGAGCATGACCCCGGCAACCATTTCGGTTAAATGGAAGGACTTAAATATCGTTGGAAGCGCTAAAGTGCGCGACCTCTGGGCCCGTGCGGATTTGGGTTCAAGAGATTCTGTGTATTCAGCAACCGTACCGGGCCACGGTATTTCATTCATTAAGGTAACAGCCCATAAAACGAAGTTGAAAGATGTTTTCGAAGCAGAGTATGCGTGGCTCAACGACTTTAACCTGACACAACACAGTGAGACACTTCCGGGACTGGCAAAACCTGTCGGAGACAGCATTTGCTCTGGTAAGGCAAAAGTCATTCAAATCGGTAACCGGCCCGATAATTATATCGAATTTCAGCATGTTTACGCCCGGAAGGCCGGCCAATACAACCTCTCTCTTTACTACCTATCGGGAGAAGACCGTAACGCAACGCTTTCTGTCAACGGAACCGATATTCCCCTCTCCTGCCTCAACTCAGGCGGATGGGATAAAATTGCCCGGGAAACGCTACCGGTCAAATTGCATAAAGGCTACAATATCATTCGCATTTCAAATGCTACGGACTGGGCACCTGACATAGACCGAATTGAAATCGACTTAAATAAAAAACACAGGTAA